In Silene latifolia isolate original U9 population chromosome X, ASM4854445v1, whole genome shotgun sequence, the following proteins share a genomic window:
- the LOC141617445 gene encoding uncharacterized protein LOC141617445: MQVIDEKQIAMSIMWSEVHEAVGLLRDKGVADVDSFSAVIRSFKHSLSPLGEVLNKNQQMEKFLNCTASEVVTILPPKNSKNKGTGKSLLSAKKKAMVLARKPKHKCKNCKRMTNHDKRNCPKPFSAHTPLCEGSSEPEEDEGEEEEELESEQE; the protein is encoded by the coding sequence ATGCAAGTCATCGATGAAAAACAAATTGCAATGTCAAtaatgtggtcagaagttcatgaaGCTGTAGGGCTCCTTCGAGACAAAGGAGTAGCTGATGTTGACAGCTTTTCCGCTGTAATTAGATCATTTAAACACTCCCTGTCACCATTAGGGGAAGTGttgaataaaaatcaacaaatggagAAATTTCTGAATTGTACGGCATCTGAGGTAGTGACGATATTGCCACCAAAGAATTCGAAAAACAAGGGGACCGGAAAAAGCTTGCTGTCAGCCAAAAAAAAAGCAATGGTGTTGGCTAGGAAACCCAAACATAAGTGTAAGAATTGCAAGAGAATGACAAATCACGACAAGAGAAACTGCCCTAAGCCCTTCTCAGCACACACGCCATTGTGCGAAGGGTCGTCTGAACCAGAAGAGGatgaaggagaggaggaggaagagctaGAGTCAGAACAAGAATAG